The genomic segment aaaagaactgttAATGtcttgggtcagaacccttcattaaattcctcctccagcagatttgatTGTTTTTGCTCTAGATTTTGCATTGCAGCCTCTTGTGGGCCTCCTATTAAAATCTCAGAGTTTGTCATTATTACAGTTTTTAAACTGATCTTGCCAGAGAGCTGCTCGGGAAACTACAATgcatttctcttttatttcatgacctttggttttttttccatatattgaaGTTTTGGGTGGAAGATGCCAACAATGAGCACTCCATCCAGCCATACACTTTTATGCAAAAATGTTGCTGTTGGTCCACATTTTAGGCATCATGGGTCTTGTTCATAGTTTTATCAGCATGTTTAATTTTGGCTCCAGAATACTGCTGACAAAAatgatcttaaaaaaaaagtaggacCCTGTAATATGATCTACATAAGAGTACTGTGCAGTGAAAGGACCAACTCGGCAAAGTTAAAATTCTAGCAGCATATCTGGTTAAGTTGATCTGAACTATCTTGTCATCATTCTTCACAATTTTGTGAAAGCTTCAGTGAATGTTTTGGGTCTTTGCTGCGCATCTGCTTTTGCAAAGCTGTTTTGGGTTGCTGAGCAGTAGTGCAAATAACCACAGCAAGATGCTAATTACCAGTATTGATTCACATTGATAACACACCTCCCGTTTATGACTCTGAACACTGTTCACGGAAAACCCTGCTCCTTTGTAATGTTATAAGACAATATTAATCTTTCTGTGAGCAAAGGCTTAATTTCCTGTGTAAACATTAGattatatttgttttattttcttctaCTGCTTGCAACTAATACATGAGCCATATAAAAATGTTTTAGAATCAAATTGGTTCATCAAATTTATGTATTTCCGTTAAACAAAATAAAAGATTGTCTTTATGTAAATGTTGAGGGATTAAACAACCAGTGAGAATATCTTAGACACAAAATCCACACTGTTCAGCACAGAAAAATCTCCCCTTGCTACACTAACATGACATTGCCTATAGTAatcatgcttttttttttgttgttgcatgaGATTCATTGGCATCTTCAGTATTTATCAGATAATCTTTAACAAAGTTGTTTAACTTTTTTCTTGCAGGTTGCCATGGTCGAAGTCCAATTGGAGATGGACTACAACTATCCCAAGTTCCTGCTGATTGCCTTCAGTGCCTGCACGACAGTGTTGGTCGCTGTCCACCTCTTTGCTCTGTTGATCAGCACTTGCATTCTCCCCAATGTTGAGGCAGTCAGCAACATACACAACCTCAACTCTGTCAACGAGTCACCCCATGAGCGCATGCATTACTATATCGAGCTGGCCTGGGGCTTCTCAACTGCTCTGGGCATCCTCCTCTTCCTCATGGAAGTTGTCTTGCTTTGCTGGATAAAGTTTCTCCCAGTTGACAGTGATAGGAGGAGGCAAAAGGACACTGTTGCACTCGAGCCGGCTGGTGGACATACTGGACGGGATGCAGCTTTGACGTCTACTGTTATCATGGCACCTGTGGGCCTTATTTTTGTGATATTCACCATACATTTTTATCGATCACTGGTAGGGCACAAAACAGAGCGTCACAATCAGGAAATTGAAGAGCTGCACAAGCTGAAGGTGCAGTTAGATGGACATGATCGGATCCTGCAAGTGGTTTGAAAATCAAACAAGCAGCGAGAAACTAATTGGTTAGAATCATCTTGAAATTCTAAGCTTCTACAGCCCGTGCAAATATCAAATGGGCTCGACTGTCCTGTTCAGGAATTCAAGTTTACAGATATGGCTTTTAAAGAGCTTTGGGAAGGCTGCACTTTCTGCATTGACCTAAGAGAAACTGATTCTCTTTGTTACAGAATCCAGATAAATGCTGGAATTTGTAAGCAAGAACTAAAATGGTTCAGATTGCACTCATACCATTGCCTGCCAACAACACATCATCACTTAAACAGAGACAGTTTATCACAGGGCTAAAATCTGCAGAGGCACCTGTCCAGACTAGACTGGATAACCAGGAATGGGCTAATTCCAATTTTTCTCTACAGTCGTCTGTTTTGTTATAGTACAACATCTCAATGTCTGTCTTGTTAATTGGCTTAACCTGCTGGGTACAAGGAGTGAGGGATTGATCAGATCAATATTGAAAACTGTAAATGAAGATGTAATGTAAGACAGTGTTGTTATTGAGTTTAGACAGAACTGGTGTTTGGCATGGTTCTAGAAGATCAGAATGTTTACAGTAGATGCCCCCACTCATTGTAGATATTCTTGTGCCtaattattataaaattaaaatggtcctTATAAGCTTTGACGTTACTGTGTTCTGAAGCTATCAAGAACCTGGTAATATGAGGCTCAGCTTTTGACTCTTCATTTTGTGTTGTCACATACTGACAGTCCTATTCTAGCACCACCATAGCACTTGGGGTAAGCAACTAAAATCCTGAATTGTGTTTCCCTTTTTAATCTAATACCCTTTACAATGTGTCGTTCAGTTTGTTCTGATCTCATTGATCGAATTCACTGTTGATGTTAGTGAAAACAAATTTGATTTTGTCATTTTTCTGTCAACTCAAACGTGGAGAGG from the Narcine bancroftii isolate sNarBan1 chromosome 14, sNarBan1.hap1, whole genome shotgun sequence genome contains:
- the orai2 gene encoding protein orai-2 isoform X1 translates to MSSERSVPAGSPAPPCSEPEGGAADYRDWVRRSYLELVSSNHHSVQALSWRKLYLSRAKLKASSRTSALLSGFAMVAMVEVQLEMDYNYPKFLLIAFSACTTVLVAVHLFALLISTCILPNVEAVSNIHNLNSVNESPHERMHYYIELAWGFSTALGILLFLMEVVLLCWIKFLPVDSDRRRQKDTVALEPAGGHTGRDAALTSTVIMAPVGLIFVIFTIHFYRSLVGHKTERHNQEIEELHKLKVQLDGHDRILQVV
- the orai2 gene encoding protein orai-2 isoform X2, with amino-acid sequence MLSPYLCGFPPGPLVFFQVPKACRVAMVEVQLEMDYNYPKFLLIAFSACTTVLVAVHLFALLISTCILPNVEAVSNIHNLNSVNESPHERMHYYIELAWGFSTALGILLFLMEVVLLCWIKFLPVDSDRRRQKDTVALEPAGGHTGRDAALTSTVIMAPVGLIFVIFTIHFYRSLVGHKTERHNQEIEELHKLKVQLDGHDRILQVV
- the orai2 gene encoding protein orai-2 isoform X3 encodes the protein MVEVQLEMDYNYPKFLLIAFSACTTVLVAVHLFALLISTCILPNVEAVSNIHNLNSVNESPHERMHYYIELAWGFSTALGILLFLMEVVLLCWIKFLPVDSDRRRQKDTVALEPAGGHTGRDAALTSTVIMAPVGLIFVIFTIHFYRSLVGHKTERHNQEIEELHKLKVQLDGHDRILQVV